From a single Brassica napus cultivar Da-Ae chromosome C9, Da-Ae, whole genome shotgun sequence genomic region:
- the LOC106443693 gene encoding protein FAF-like, chloroplastic, with the protein MFPLTNIYLTIPSSRSCPSRVLSNSLTTSKQNKKTHTYTRRREQTLLLFLPPPMAAYRSFHQIFEHPIQNKTPKSFLDTLSSSSPWNPIPIKGYHVIDHDETPPFTEIFGELHFKESSSTENSSLHLCTEGLGSESYYDLEDGKVNCNVNGKNDIEVKGKEENGSKDEECGPQEKERKEYPPAMTRMSFKTYREGGRLVLEEVRIPRREFLRASREDGRLQLKLAQSDEDEDEKKDKPV; encoded by the coding sequence ATGTTCCCCCTAACGAATATATATTTGACAATACCATCTTCCCGTTCATGCCCATCTCGTGTCCTCTCTAACTCTCttacaacctcaaaacaaaacaaaaaaacacacacatacacacgaagaagagagcaaactctccttctctttcttcctccaCCAATGGCAGCCTATAGAAGCTTTCATCAAATATTCGAGCACCCAATACAAAACAAGACTCCAAAGTCTTTTCTTGATACACTCTCCTCTTCTTCACCTTGGAACCCAATCCCCATCAAAGGGTACCACGTCATTGACCACGACGAAACGCCACCGTTTACAGAGATATTCGGTGAGCTCCACTTCAAGGAATCATCCTCAACCGAGAACAGCAGTCTGCATCTGTGTACCGAAGGTCTAGGGTCGGAGAGTTATTACGACTTGGAAGATGGAAAAGTCAACTGTAACGTTAACGGAAAAAATGACATTGAAGTAAAGGGTAAAGAAGAAAACGGAAGCAAAGATGAGGAGTGTGGACCACAGGAAAAGGAACGGAAAGAGTATCCTCCGGCGATGACGAGGATGAGCTTTAAGACGTATAGAGAAGGAGGGAGGCTAGTGTTGGAAGAAGTTAGGATTCCGAGGAGAGAGTTTCTTCGAGCCAGCCGTGAAGACGGTAGACTCCAATTGAAGCTGGCTCAATCcgatgaggatgaagatgaGAAGAAAGATAAACCGGTCTGA